The following nucleotide sequence is from Paenibacillus andongensis.
TTTGGCAAGGAATCGGTTGGGGCTCCATCATCTATTTGGCGGCGATGGCCACCATCGATCCGACCCTGTATGAGGCCGCCCGCATGGACGGTGCGAACCGTTGGAAACAGACGCTGCACATCACAATTCCCGGCATTATGCCCACGATTATTATTTTATTCATTTTGAATATGGGCAACATGCTGTCGGTTGGCAGTGAGAAGGTACTCCTTCTGTACAATCCGCTCACTTACGAGACAGGGGATGTCATTTCAACTTACGTCTATCGTAAGGGGGTTCTGGAGGCAAGCTACAGCTTTACGGCAGCGGTGGGGCTTTTTAACTCCATCGTAAGCTTCATTCTGATTGTATCCGCCAACAGCATCAGCAAGCGGCTCACCGAAAATAAACTTTGGTAGTGAGAAAACCTCTATCGAAGCCTTTCGAAGATGAGCGACCGCGTTTAAATGTAAGTTTTATCGCCAATAAGAAAGTCAAGTTTCTCTGTTAGAAAACTTATACTTTCTTATGTGGTCAGAAGGGAGACTCGTCGATGAAACCAACAACGGGTGAACGATCGTTTGGATATTTAAATGCCTTCCTTATGATCGGCCTTTGCATAGTCACTTTGTACCCATTCTTATATGTGCTGTTTGCTTCGTTTAGCAATGCAACGTCTTTCCTGCAGCATCGCGGACTGATGTTCAGTCCGGCTGGCTTCGATCTCGGCGCTTATAAAGCCGTGTTCCATAACCCAATGATTGTGAAAGGCTACCAGAACACGCTGCTCTATGTGGTGCTTGGTACCGCAATTAATCTCGTCATGACGGCGATCGGCGCATACGTATTGTCCAGACCTCATTTATTTTTCAAAAATATCATCATGTTTTTCATCGTCATTACGATGGTATTTCATGGCGGCTTGATTCCGACTTACCTGCTTGTGAACGATCTCGGGATGATGAACACGATGTGGGCACTTCTTATTCCCGGTGCGATCAATACATTCAACATGATCATCATGCGGACCTCTTTTCAAGGCATCCCAGTTAGTTTGGAGGAATCGGCGAGAATGGACGGCGCTAGCGATTGGAAGATTTTGTTTCTCATAATTATTCCGCTTTCGATGCCTGTTATTGCGGTCATGATTTTGTGGTACGCGGTAGGACATTGGAATTCCTACTTCAGCGCGCTAGTCTATTTGCGGAGCCGTGAAGACTACCCGCTCCAACTCGTACTCCGTGAAATTTTAATTGCCAACAATACCGATTCAATGATGACGGGTGCAGCCAACGATGACAAATACGCCATTGGAGAAACGATTAAATATGCGACGATTATTATCTCGACGCTGCCCATTATTTGCCTATATCCGTTCCTTCAAAAGTATTTCGTCAAAGGTGTCATGATTGGGGCGATTAAGGAGTGACGAAATGCAATACCGGAGAGATTTGGCTAGTTACCGGTGGGAGCCACAAGAAAAGCACGTCAGTCAGTTAATCCAATTGGACGGCGATAAAACAGCCAAAATCTTGGGAGCCCTTGCTCATAAGCAGCGACTGGATATTTTAAGAGCCGTCCTACAAGAACCACTGACCGGACCTGATCTGGTGGAACGTCTAAACATGGGGACAACAGGCCAGCTATATCATCATATCAAAGCATTAGTAGGGGCAGACCTTCTTGTTCAAGAAGAAAGAGGCGGCAAGTATACCATTCCAGGCCCGTGTTCACTTCCACTTTTATTGCTGCTAGCTGCGGCTTCTGATCTTATGGATACAAGTGACTATTTAGCTATGACTGAAGCAAGAACGAATGTGCATGCTTATTTAGGCGGAGCACAAGACATCTATGATCCACACTTCCTGCTGTGGGCTGTTGTTGAGAATTGCATTCTGGAGCATCTGCATGGCACCTGCAGCGAGGTTAGCCTCTTTTTGCATGCGGATGGCAGCATCACAGTTGCAGATAATGGCCGGGGCATCCCCGTTCAAGCACTTCCTGGCAGTGAACACCCGCGTGTTCAGACTGTACTTACGGACATGAGCCGTCTAAGTGCAAGTGCTACGTTCTTAGCAACCGGCAGTGAAAAAGGCATCAGCATGCCCGTCGTCAACGCGCTATCACTCAAGTTTTCCGTCGAGATCAGGCGTGACGGTCTAGTGTTCCAACAGCACTATAAGCATGGGATTCCGCAAAGCGAGCTTCAAACCGTAGGTGTTACCAAGGAAACTGGAACGAGTGTTACCTTCCTGCCAGACCGCGATATTTTCAGCCAATCATTTGAGCTAAGCACGCTTGAGAAACAAGCCGAGGATTTTGCCGTTTTGTATCCGAAGCTGCATATTCATGTGCAGAGTGATCTCGCTAAATAACCTCAACCCCGACACCCAGTTCTCCCCAACGATCAAAAAAGTCTGGGCATGTTTTCGAAACACAGCCCGGATCCGCAATCCTGACGCCATCCACCCTTGCGCCGATCAGCGAAAGCGCCATCGCCATACGATGGTCGTCGTGAGGGTCGAGCAGCGCGGGTTGCGGCTCCCCTGGGTACACCGTTAACCCATCCGCATGTTCCTCCACCTGAATGCCAAGCTTCCCAAGTTCCTCACACATCGCCGCAATGCGGTCACACTCGTGATGCCTAATATGCGCTGCATCTGTCAGTGTAATGGGACCATCCGCGAAGGGAGCCAGCGCAGCTAATGTAAGCGTCTGGTCCGACCAACGCTGCATACTCACTGTGAAGCCGCCTTTCAGACGGTGTGTACCCCGAACTTCAATGTAATGTTCACCATGCGTCACCGAACAGCCCATTTTCTCCAAAACAGACAATAGCTCAATATCCGGTTGCCGTGTCTGCACGGAAATACCCTCAATACGTACACGTCCATTCGTCAGGGCAGCGAGTGCCCAGAAGTAACCGCAAGTGGATACATCAGGTTCAAGCATGAATGTACGTGCTTCATAAGCGCTCGGCCGAATCGTAATCGCTTGCCCATCCTCGTGAACTTCCGGCCTCACACCGAACGCCCACATCATATCCAAGGTCATCTCGACGTAGTCCCGCTGCACAATTTGATCAGCGATTCGAATGGTTAGCGTATCTTTGGCATAAGGAGCTGCGAGCAGCAAGCCACTAATAAACTGGCTGGAAACCGCACCAGAAACCGTTACTTCTCCTCCGTTAAGACCGTCCGCATGAAGCGTCAGCGGTACACATCCAGGATTGCCCTTATATCGGATATCCGCCCCCAAACTGGATAACGCATCCAGTAAAGGCGCAAGAGGCCTTTCTGTCATGCGCTTACTGCCATCAAGTATCCACTCCCCATGACCAACCGCAAGCGCCCCGGGTAAAAAGCGTGCAACCGTACCAGCAGCTCCCACATACAAATCCGCTTTCGTGACTGACCAGTGCCCTTCATTACCTGTGATCGTAACCGTATCTCCATCCATCTCAATTTCAATTCCCAGCTCCCCGAGCGCTTTCATACACCAATAGGAATCATCGCTTTGTAAAACACCCTGCAAACGTGTAGTCCCCTTCGCTAGTGCAGCAATAAGGAGTGCGCGATTGGTGAAGCTTTTGCTGCCCGGTATCGTGATAGTCGCATCTACCGCTCCATGAAGCGGTGACAGGCGTACCTCCTGTCCTTCCAGATGTTGTGACCAAGGAGATCTAGCTCTCCGATCTGGTTCGTGCATAGTTGTTTCCTGCATCTCATCCACCCTCTCCAATTGTGTGTATCTTGTAAGCCAATTATAATGGGAGGTACAGACATAGATGAAATCACCAAATAAGCACCTTCCCATAAAGGAGCTCTATATCATGATCCATTTAGAATGGTACCGAATCTTCCTGCATGCCGCCAAAGCGGGCAATCTAACGAAAGCAGCCGAGGAACTTTACATTACTCAACCATCCGTCAGCTATGCAATAAAACAAATGGAACAGGCTTTATCCATGAAGCTTTTTCATCGGAAATCCAAGGGCGTGGAACTAACAAAGGAGGGGAAGCAATTACTGCTTTACGTGGAGCAATCTTTTGCGCTTTTGGAGGCTGGGGAGAAAAAAATGTCCGCACTCAAGCACCTCACAGGAGGCGAGCTTCGTGTCGGAGCGAGTGATTCGTTATTCAAGCACTTCTTATTCCCTTATTTGGATAGCTATCATAAACAATATCCCGATGTCCGCATCCGGCTATCTCACGGCAAAACATCCGAGATTACAGCTCGCGTCAAAGAGGGCAGCATCGATTTCGGGCTTATCCATTTACCAACGGCCGATGATCCTCTTCTCGATGTCCAAGCGATTATGACTCTCCAAGACTGCTTCGTGGGCGGTGAAGCCTACCGTAATCAAGATAAACACCCGCTTTCCGCGCAGGATATCAGTCAATTCCCCTTACTGCTCCTATCTCCCGGAAGCAGCACTAGGCGCTTTATTGAGCAATGGTTTGCTGCCCAAGATGTCACCATTGAAGCGGATATCGAGCTCGGCAGCATTGATCTGCTTATCGAGTTTGCCAAACTCGGCTTCGGCGTTGCCTTCGTCCCTCGTTCTTATGTCGTCAAAGAATTGGCTGACGGTACGCTGCATGAACTGATGCCTGCCAAAGCCATTCCTGCTCGCAGCATCGGAATTACGACCCGTCGAGATATGACTTCATCTGTTGCGGCAGCTAAATTTCTTGAGATGCTTTCTTCTTAACTGCTTAACTGCTTAAACTGCCTATATGTAAGCCGAGATGCAGATGACGAAAACATATACGTACACGTACACGCGTAAACTCTACGCTACATGAAACGTTTCTCGATTTTCTTGCTAATCACAAGGGAGATCGCAATAAATAAGGCCACATAGATCAGCTCATACGGATTCTCAATGAATCGCTTAGGATCATGTCCGATGAAGCTAACCGACAGCACCATGACCGCTTTTCCCGCCGCAACTGCAACCAGAAAAGAACGAAACCTCATGCCGACTAGCCCTGCTGCCATATTAATCACAACAAAAGGTCCTATCGGAAAAAGACTGAGTATAAACACATAGTTGAAGGCCTGACGGCGCGCCCAGAGGAGACTTTTTTGAACTTTGGGCTTTTGTGCCCAGCGTTCCAGATAAGGATGACCGGCTACTTTTTTGACGATCGCAAAAGTTACCAAACACCCGCACACAATACCAATCCATGAGTAAAGAAAGCCGAGCCATAGCCCATATACAGCCGCATTTACACTAATAATGACAAGCGTTGGGAGCGGCGGAATGAACGATTTCATGAAAGGTAGAAGAAGACCAGGCAAGGGACCGAGTGAACGATACTTGTCCAAAATCATCGCCAAATTTTCTTCCGTGAGATAGGACAAGAGTTCTGTTATTCCCATATGTATGCACACCTACTCGCTTAACAATTAGTTGGAGATTAGGATAAACTTTCGAATTAACGAAAAAAAGACCTCCATAGGCATAATAGCACATGGAGGTTCTTGGTTGCTTATTTTTAAGTGGAAATCACTAAGTTGACACATGCGGGATCTCGCCTGCGGATACTAGTTTAAAGCAAAGATTAGAATATGTTTGCTGATATTCACTGACTAAGCATAGTCCGTTTACGTTACCTATACCTACCAAGTTGTGCAAACCAGCTGATTTGCCTGCTCTCAGCCGTTGAGAAGTCTTTTTCAGACGCCTCGGGACACTTTCGCTCCATTCGAGTCTCCGAGACAGCCTTTTCTGCCTTCTCAGGAGGTTCTGCCGGGAAGTCTGCAACAATCCGCATAATTCGGTCAATTGCTCCAAATTGTTGTAAAAAAAGAATTACTGGTTCAAGCCCACTGGTGGGCATGGACCAACTTGTGGAGCCGAGAATGAATTATTGGCGGGAAAAGTAGCAATGGAGCAAATAGCTAGTAAAGCTGGAATAGCAGGTATTGCTGGAAGAGCTAGTATTGCTGGAACAGTTGGAACAGGGAACAGCTATAGCGGGAACGGACGGAACGGCTAAAACAGCGTATAGCAGGGACACGTCCGAAAAAGCCCGCGCCGCTGGAGCTTCACGCCTCCAGCGGGTTCACCGCTTCATGGAGCAGCTGCTCCAGCTCAGCGGTGTAGGCCGCTGTTTGCGCTTCGTCCCAGCCGAAGCGCTCGGCCATGAAGGCGATCGCAGGCGCCTTCCACTTCTTTGCCCACGCGATGTCGAAGAAGAGGGCGCCCGTGCGGCGGATGAAGAAATCCGCCGGCTTCACGACCATCTCGCGCTCGATCGCGTATACGAGCGCAGCGAGCACGGCGGCGGGCATGCCCTGCTGCGCCGCTTCAGCCCGATGCTGCTCCAGCAGCTCGAATACGGCGTCCACGTTGGAGCCGTATCTGCGCGCGAGCAGCGCAGCCTCTGCCTCGGTCAGCCCCAGCCGCAGGCCTTGGCTGACCTTGCCCCGCAAGAACGGCGCCAGCTTCGCGGAGCCGCCCACATCGCCGCCGGAGATCGGCAGCGTCCGGGTGCGGCTCGGCGGCAGCGCCGCCGAGACCTTGCCCTCCGCCAGCAGCATGGCGGCGATCTTGTCCACGACCGACTCCGCCATTTTGCGGTAGCCGGTCAGCTTGCCCCCGGCCATCGAAATGAGGCCGGAGTCCGACACGAAGATTTCGTCGCGCCGCGAAATCTCAGAAGGATCTTTGCCCTCTTGATGGA
It contains:
- a CDS encoding carbohydrate ABC transporter permease; the encoded protein is MKPTTGERSFGYLNAFLMIGLCIVTLYPFLYVLFASFSNATSFLQHRGLMFSPAGFDLGAYKAVFHNPMIVKGYQNTLLYVVLGTAINLVMTAIGAYVLSRPHLFFKNIIMFFIVITMVFHGGLIPTYLLVNDLGMMNTMWALLIPGAINTFNMIIMRTSFQGIPVSLEESARMDGASDWKILFLIIIPLSMPVIAVMILWYAVGHWNSYFSALVYLRSREDYPLQLVLREILIANNTDSMMTGAANDDKYAIGETIKYATIIISTLPIICLYPFLQKYFVKGVMIGAIKE
- a CDS encoding ATP-binding protein; protein product: MQYRRDLASYRWEPQEKHVSQLIQLDGDKTAKILGALAHKQRLDILRAVLQEPLTGPDLVERLNMGTTGQLYHHIKALVGADLLVQEERGGKYTIPGPCSLPLLLLLAAASDLMDTSDYLAMTEARTNVHAYLGGAQDIYDPHFLLWAVVENCILEHLHGTCSEVSLFLHADGSITVADNGRGIPVQALPGSEHPRVQTVLTDMSRLSASATFLATGSEKGISMPVVNALSLKFSVEIRRDGLVFQQHYKHGIPQSELQTVGVTKETGTSVTFLPDRDIFSQSFELSTLEKQAEDFAVLYPKLHIHVQSDLAK
- the aroA gene encoding 3-phosphoshikimate 1-carboxyvinyltransferase; the encoded protein is MQETTMHEPDRRARSPWSQHLEGQEVRLSPLHGAVDATITIPGSKSFTNRALLIAALAKGTTRLQGVLQSDDSYWCMKALGELGIEIEMDGDTVTITGNEGHWSVTKADLYVGAAGTVARFLPGALAVGHGEWILDGSKRMTERPLAPLLDALSSLGADIRYKGNPGCVPLTLHADGLNGGEVTVSGAVSSQFISGLLLAAPYAKDTLTIRIADQIVQRDYVEMTLDMMWAFGVRPEVHEDGQAITIRPSAYEARTFMLEPDVSTCGYFWALAALTNGRVRIEGISVQTRQPDIELLSVLEKMGCSVTHGEHYIEVRGTHRLKGGFTVSMQRWSDQTLTLAALAPFADGPITLTDAAHIRHHECDRIAAMCEELGKLGIQVEEHADGLTVYPGEPQPALLDPHDDHRMAMALSLIGARVDGVRIADPGCVSKTCPDFFDRWGELGVGVEVI
- a CDS encoding LysR family transcriptional regulator; amino-acid sequence: MIHLEWYRIFLHAAKAGNLTKAAEELYITQPSVSYAIKQMEQALSMKLFHRKSKGVELTKEGKQLLLYVEQSFALLEAGEKKMSALKHLTGGELRVGASDSLFKHFLFPYLDSYHKQYPDVRIRLSHGKTSEITARVKEGSIDFGLIHLPTADDPLLDVQAIMTLQDCFVGGEAYRNQDKHPLSAQDISQFPLLLLSPGSSTRRFIEQWFAAQDVTIEADIELGSIDLLIEFAKLGFGVAFVPRSYVVKELADGTLHELMPAKAIPARSIGITTRRDMTSSVAAAKFLEMLSS
- a CDS encoding TVP38/TMEM64 family protein — its product is MGITELLSYLTEENLAMILDKYRSLGPLPGLLLPFMKSFIPPLPTLVIISVNAAVYGLWLGFLYSWIGIVCGCLVTFAIVKKVAGHPYLERWAQKPKVQKSLLWARRQAFNYVFILSLFPIGPFVVINMAAGLVGMRFRSFLVAVAAGKAVMVLSVSFIGHDPKRFIENPYELIYVALFIAISLVISKKIEKRFM